The Bosea beijingensis genome contains the following window.
GACGCCGTGGTGATCGGCCGCTCCGAACTGGTCGGCCGCCCGGTCGCGCAGCTCCTGCTCCAGGCCGATTGCACGGTCACTATCGCCCATTCGCGCACCCGCGACCTGGCTGCAGTGGTGAAGCGCGCGGATATCGTCATCGCCGCGGTCGGCCGGCCGCGCATGGTCCAGGGCGACTGGATCAGGCAGGGCGCCACCGTGATCGATGTCGGCATCAACCGCCTGCCCGACGGCAAGCTGACCGGCGACGTCGATTTTGCGGAAGCCGTGAAGGTCGCGGGCGCCATCACTCCGGTTCCCGGCGGCGTCGGCCCGATGACCATCGCCTGCCTGCTCAAGAACACGCTGACGGCCTTCCACGCCCGGCGGGGGTAGCCTCGGGCTTCTAAAATAAAACGAGCCCTCATCCTGAGGAGCCGCGAAAGCGGCGTCTCGAAGGATGGTCCAGCGCGCTCTGGAGCATCCTTCGAGACGCGGACTTGCGCCCGCTCCTCAGAATGAGGGCTCGTATGCGAAGAGCGCGCAGGCGCGCGCTCTTCGCAAGTCGATCACATATGGATCTGGCGCTTCTCCACCGCCATAGCGGCTTCCTTCACCACCTCGGCCAGTGTCGGATGCGCATGGCAGGTGCGGGCGAGGTCTTCCGAGGAACCGCCGAACTCCATCAGCACGGTCACTTCGGCGATCAGGTCGCCGGCATGCGGGCCGATGATGTGGCAGCCGAGCACGCGGTCGGTCGCGGCATCGGCCAGCACCTTCACGAAGCCGTCGGTATGGCGCATGGCGCGGGCGCGGGCGTTCGCCGTGAACGGGAACTTGCCAACCTTGTAGGCGACGCCGGCCGCCTTCAGCTCTTCCTCGGTCTTGCCGATCGCCGCGACTTCCGGAGCGGTATAGACGATGCCGGGAATCGCGTCGTAGTTCACATGGCCGTGCTTGCCGGCGATGATCTCGGCGACCGCGACGCCCTCGTCCTCGGCCTTGTGCGCCAGCATCGGCCCGCGCACGACGTCGCCGATGGCATAGATGCCGGCGACATTGGTCTTGAAATGATCGTCGATGACGACGCGCCCGCGCTCGGTCGCGACGCCCGCCTTGTCGAGACCGAGGCCATCCGTGTTCGGACGACGGCCAATCGCGACCAGCACGATATCGGCATTGAGCGTCTTGGCCTCGCCCCCAGTCGCCGGCTCGACGGTGACGGTCGCGCCCTTCTTGGCCACGTCGACCTTGGTGACCTTGGAGCCGAGCTGGAAGGTGAAGCCCTGCTTCTCCAGGATGCGCTGGAACTGCTTGGCGACCTCGCCGTCCATGCCGGGCAGGATGCGGTCGAGGAACTCGACGACGGTGACCTTGGCGCCGAGACGGCTCCAGACCGAGCCGATCTCGAGGCCGATCACGCCGGCGCCGACCACGACGAGCTCCTTCGGCACGGAGCCGATCTCGAGCGCGCCGGTCGAGGTCACGACGGTCTTCTCGTCAACGGTCACGCCGGGCAGCGGCGCCGACTCCGAACCCGTCGCGATGACGATGTTCTTGGTCTCGATCTCCTGCGTCTTGCCGTCCTCGGCGGTCACGACGACCTTGCCGGCGGCCGGGATCGAGGCCGTGCCGAGGAAGGCGTCGATCT
Protein-coding sequences here:
- the lpdA gene encoding dihydrolipoyl dehydrogenase, which codes for MAAAYDLVVIGTGPGGYVCAIRAAQLGLKVAVVEKRKTHGGTCLNVGCIPSKALLHASEMFEEAGHTFEKLGIVVGKPKLDLKAMMAHKQETIDANVTGVGFLLKKNKIDAFLGTASIPAAGKVVVTAEDGKTQEIETKNIVIATGSESAPLPGVTVDEKTVVTSTGALEIGSVPKELVVVGAGVIGLEIGSVWSRLGAKVTVVEFLDRILPGMDGEVAKQFQRILEKQGFTFQLGSKVTKVDVAKKGATVTVEPATGGEAKTLNADIVLVAIGRRPNTDGLGLDKAGVATERGRVVIDDHFKTNVAGIYAIGDVVRGPMLAHKAEDEGVAVAEIIAGKHGHVNYDAIPGIVYTAPEVAAIGKTEEELKAAGVAYKVGKFPFTANARARAMRHTDGFVKVLADAATDRVLGCHIIGPHAGDLIAEVTVLMEFGGSSEDLARTCHAHPTLAEVVKEAAMAVEKRQIHM